gaattgttgaaatatgtctgctcttcatgaattcctagaatcagtccgtaaaatgtccatttttctaatctgaatatcaaaaattttcagctcgcgcttcacgctcgcatcatttggtaagTGAAATACGTGAATTCTTATATACAGGCCTTAGATTTCCCCTCTTGAGGTCtgaatttcttaaattttcagctcgcgcttcgcgctcgcaatatttcattagttagatgcgtttgataatcatgattacaatgactacaaaaagtgcttcattaAGTTAAGATATAAGCTTAATTGGCACTCGccttagacaagcaaaaaaaaaggtattcgaccacaaataaaggatttcgaaccagaaaacaatttgacaagcaaaaaaaagttcttcaagTTCATAGGAGCGGGCaacttgtggctcgtcagggatcagctgtgactcgtcaggggggcagggatgcgtcccttgcatgggttgtgactcgtcaggggggcagtccCTGTTTTGGGGCAGtattatacaaaattttcagctcgcgcttcgcgcttgcattatttgtttagggagacaggtacgtatcatgattatgaaaatttgcttataatgtccctttttaggtctgaatattaaaagaTTTCAGATACAAATTCATTTAATGTCACTGTCCCTAAATatttctattaggtcagtatacctggcaactgagcgagCCTCGAGCaatcactaagtgactcaaaattattgctagtgcccccccccccaatgctgtGACttgtgacccacggtacgccactgattgaTGCCACAGTAATTATAAATTCCAACATGATGAAGTTGTTCGGTTGAGTCAGACAATCAACTCAGTGCTAAGTTCCACACACACCttcataaagaaaaatgatatacCCCCTGCGCTATCACGGATAATATTGCTGTTAGTATTTAATAAGGaacttcattcttttcttttttgtatcTACATGACAAGATACcttaaaaaatttgatttacaaaacgtCAAAGCAAGTCAAATGTACAAAACTCCCAGTAACACCCACTGTTTCTCCTCTCTCTGCCCCACCCTTCCTCTCTTCATATCTACCCCctcttccctccctctctctctctctccctctctcactctctccctctatccccccactctctctccctctctctccatcacTCCCCCCCCTCTTCATCACTGATTCGGCAAAGCGTTCTGCAAAATTTCAGCGTTATTTCTTGCAAATCAATACAATTTCATATCTGACCTTTATCTAACTAGGATATAAGACTACCGCACCCATCCTACATTAAGAGATAGTCAACCACTACATCATCGAAATGAACAGAGGGAGCAGATTTTCTTGCTTTCTGttgtttattttatgtatatatacatatatatatatacacacatatatatatacatgtatatatctagAGAATAAGATCAATTTAATGACATATCTACAATAATAAATGCAATGGTTCTTATTCTATTACAAGTCATATTTATAcaaactttcattattattttatctttattatctctccttttattataaaataaagatCTTCACTATGACACCAATCTTTCAGGACATATTGCAAAGTTCATTCCAGTTTAGCTTTTTGGAGCTGCAAGAGGAATTATCGCATCAAGTAGGCTAATTGTAGATTGCAACCACTGTGCACCATTAACATGTAAAATTCGTTATGATTTAAATAAACGAATCTGTATCATCATACACTGtcttatatttttaatatatgtcCAGTTTTATGCGTTTGCAATCCAAGTTAAGAATATGAACTTGATAAACAAATTCAGTAACCTATAAATGGAAATAGAACTCCCGGATGTCATAGAGCACACAACGAATCTCTTGTCATGATCAAATGGGCGATATGGACAATAGGATATCCTTGGCCTTTTAATCaggaaacaatttttaaaaaattatgcaattttGGTCAATCAATGATGACCAATCACTCTGTATTGAAAAAGACTAGGAGCAAGCCGTTAACTTTGATCGTGTGGTCCAGCGGTTAGAGCATTGAACTCATAAtagcaaggttgtgagttcgaatcccaactctgccattgtctccactttgataaaaaggcccgagagtgatatctgtcgtctataacgtcagccaataacactgattaacctagacgtaaaatgtttcataggtaattggttatatagatgtaccagcttggcgtttaccagcaaaatgctgtcctgccgagttcctacgggagttaccacaaacagaaatataatcatattaaaAGTTGTGATACGGAAGTTTGAAAACGGAAACCCATTCATCATACTCCGGGAGTGCGATGCTTTCTCTTCTTGATAAATGAGTCGCCATTACGCAACCATGGCTATACCATACCgtgtatatgaaaaaaagaaaacggcATTTAAGTTCGGAGCACTTAGATCTTCTTGATTCGGATTTGTCTCACGATTGGTCGGTAAACAAATATTATGAACAGACATACGCGAAAGCTGCGTCCTTGAACTTGAGTACAGATGAGACCATCTTAATATGAAAAGTCAATATATTGGGACTGGAGAACTGCATAATAAACTATGACAATCGCCAGAACAATAGATCCAATAATGAGACCGCTCAAGGACCATCTGAATGCACTCTGAGCAGCCTCTCTGGCGCCCTCATCGTCTCCTAGGTTGCGCTTGTTTCTCGCCTGGATAAAAAGTGTATGATAAAAGATAAATTTGTTTCCAGTAATATGATTTGATAAACGAATGAGTGAATGCAAAAGTAAGAGACTTAATGCATCAATCAATGAATTAAGTTGACTTCTTGATATGCACGAATGAACTGAATAAtgagtaaacatggtaaatggcATAGtatatgacaaaaataaaagatgGTGTGTCTGAAATAAATCGTGGCATGGAAAAGGAGGATGAATAAATAAGAGAGGAAGGACAGAAGAAATGAAACatcgaataaataataaaaatgatgaaaaaatcaCAGAAAGGGACGTACTAAATGACAAACGCAAGACCGAAAGAGAATTATAAGTCAGAATAATTTAAACCACTGAGAttgaacctgccatctactccCGCATCTACTCCcgcatctactgctttccgggcagcgactttCATGGCAGATTGAGCATGAGATCTTACACACATGCCGTAATGCCGAAAATGtgtttacaaattaaaatttccTCCTATTAATGCCTCTTATATCCGCTAATCTTTGTCCACGGCTGactgcatttgcatattaatgagtcagaaagaagaggatcgagggtctttgaattccagttcatcgtgactTAGCCGTGAACTAGAATAGCCAggtggttaagtcgctgcccAGAAAGCattagatggcaggttcgaatgcCACTGGTCACatatttttctgacttatgattttcattacagctcgaacaaaataataaaagtaatgccAACAATGTGTTTacaaattatcatcattgtcaacattatcgtcatcaccattatcatcatgatcatcattaacatcatccttatcatcatcattatcaaagctatcatcatcgtaatcttcttcttcctcctcatcatcatcaccatcatccttgATAGCACTTACCTCAGATGCTTTGACAATTCCCACAATGCCCAATGGTACGCAGAACAAGATTGTGACGATGACAGCAAATACAGTATAATCTCGAATAGGTTGCTGCGAGGGAGCCTGTCTGACAATTCCCTGGTTATGTGGAACATTCTAAATGGGGTGGGGGaaaggtaataataatgatagccaatttttataaagcgcttttcccagaatggcccaaagcgcgttacagcatgttataaccccggtcattggattaatttcaatcaagcacgaaaagtgcctccctggggagcattccttgcattcatcgcagccacattatggcgcttgcaaaatcaaacatacaatatctttcgcatcctaccgggtacccatttagcacctgggtcgagagtggtaaggacgctagaccgcggtgggattcgaacacacgacccaatgtttacaaggtgagagtcagaaccactacaccacggctcttgaTGATGAAGCCATAAGTTTTGGCATTcataaaatctcattttttttcttttttgcaaaggatattttgttttagacaataaaAGTTGATGAGCAAAATAGGAACCCGTTGCATAAACAAAACTtatgattatgacaatgatgcCATTATCATGGTAactatcatgaaaaaaaatgtggttttaaatagcttttggcaatttttttatagaaggAACTTTTTAAGCAACGAGGGCGGTGAGATTATTTTAGCGTGTACTAAGAGTTTATGCAGTGTGAATCTTTTATATCAGCAATGTCTAGCTAACTTATCATAGAGCTAAAGCATTGTaaagtgaaataaattgaattaacaTAATACTACTATTTACACTAACAGTTGCAACAAacagtttatatttttttttattacattcatttagtatttcaaattaaaaaccaaagtgaataacaaagaaaatgtatctaaaatgaaaatgaaaaaaccTTTCATATCATTTTGGATTACattgagaaagaagaaaaggagctTTATGAACACATAGTTGTGTGTGTTTTTATAAACGGCACTGTGTGGAAGATTACTTAAGTTTGTGCGTCCACCTTGCTTGATATTCTTGTGGAAACCATGTACCATATTTTGTTCTCCGACATGTTAAGAAAATGGGGTTGTAAAAAACGAAGAattaatttaatgaaattagtgTGCTATTAGTGACCTCTCTTTGTGCACGAAATTCCGtcagatataattatttatttattccataCCATGAGAAAACAATAGATatcattttatatgaattaatttatgcaGTTTGACAGGATGTATTCAATGTTTTCTGAGAGTCAGCAAGCGATTTTATTAAGATGATTAAACCCTAATTCAAATGAGATTAAGGAATTCATGACGGTTGAAACAAGATATTCCAACTTACGTGATTCACTACAACAGCTGTGGGTTGTGCGGTATCGACTGATTGGTAAGAAGGCGGGGCTCCGGGTGTGACGTAATTCTGTTGAGGAGGGTAGCCAGAATAAACTGGGTATCCATTACCGGTAATGGGCATTTTCGTTTCGTTTGTTATATTTACTTCCGTggctgtaaaatatgaaatattataatatgcGTCACTTTTTATGGCATTTTATGGAAAAATATGACGTTTGAGATCAACTGATTGCACATGTTGAAGGGAATGCAAATAAGAATATAGAAACGATTTAAAGATATGGGATGGATAACAAGACACAAATAAAAAGAGCTATATTAAAGTTctgaattaaaataaatgaattaaaatgaatcaaaatcTAACTCTAAGACTCGATCTTTCATCAAGTTCATCTGTTTCATATTCTTAGTTAGGTGAAATTCCTTCCCCCAATATTGCCATTTCAATATATATAGAGGTATATTCTGCAAGATCAAGCATTATAGGTTAAAAGACATAGTAAATACATAAAAAGTATTAATATTAATTGAATCATTATCATCCCTATATTTAATGTTGTCATTTCAGTATTATCATTGAATTGATGTCATATACCAGCTGTTATCATTTCTAAgtcattataattttctttattaattaaacacaaatttcataaatattcagGTAAGAAGAAAGACGTGAACATTTGTAAGCAAATAAAATCCGCAGAAGTTGAATTTATTGCTTAGCTATGTCAGTAAATTGTGACCAGCTGTACTGCTATGACAGGTCGTGAAAAAAGTATGCGACATGAAATGTTTTTACGTTATTGAACCTAAATCAAGTTGAAACCTAAACATAATCAAGGTAAAGCAGTTGAATATTTCGTACCGAAAATTATTAAGAAACCACAGTTCCTTCAAATACAATTGTTCTTGAAACCGGGTATATGGAAGTGATATAATGAATGATACGTGAATAAATTGAATCACTAAGAAGCAATTTAATCAATTAGCTGAAATAGGAACCAAACTCTGTCACATTGTTTCAATAGTTTATCATTTTCACATATATCAACGAGAGTAATCTATAATaatgattttgtaaaaatacGAAAACGATACATTGACCCAAAATTAACATGGCTAAATTAAGATCTGTCGCAATAACAAGGAATTCAAAGTCTATCTACTTACTGGCCATtctgaaaatataacaatcttTTTTAACTGCTTAAGGAACGCCTGCACTCTCGGATTGATCTTCTaaagtgaatgaaaatgttCGGAAGGCATTCTAATttataaaccttttttttcattctgtcaCTTGCATCATCTCCATAATTATATTCTTCCATGGACTCATGACGTCATGGATAGGTCTATGTAAATCGCAAGCAAAATTTACAAAAGATATTCCATTCCTACATTTCCGGGAAACAGGAGGCGAACTCGGATAGCAATGTTAACAAAACCTGGCACAATTTCAAATAGGGGTCGAATACAGCAATCCGTGTTCATGTAACGTCAACTTGGTCATGGCATATGGAATCTTATCCGGTTCAGTTAAAATGTCAACTTGGCATAGATCAAGGGGGCACAGGGGCGTGTGCAGCTCCCCTCCCCATCGGCTCAAGTTTACAGAATTAGTGTTAACCACCCTGTGATTGGTAGTGTACTCCCAATTACAAATACAATTGCATGGTGATCTATTCAATGTCTGACCCtttcttaaaaagaaacaaataaatcgAGACAGTCCTGTAAAATTTCGACTTCACTCATTGAATAACAAAGCAGTATATATTGTATAAACACATATGATTTGATTTTGCGACTtggattaccccccccccccccctttccgaaaaaaaatgttcctttCCTCTCacatatacatatgaaaataatttttcgtAGGCAAGGTAGGGGTGTCACAATTCCCAAAACAACCTGCTAACCCAAGTCATACCGTTttatatacactcttaaaatggtTTGGCAAAATAGGaacaacttttaaccaaccctgtGCAACATACGGTCCACAAAACGAATCTGTCCAAATTGGGCACTAAAAATGATAATTGGTTAATAGATTTGCTTAATGTGAATAATTGCccacgatatttttttttaaaccaccATTTTAAATATGTAATCAAAAATGTCAAGGTTTCCCTATTTTGCCCTCAAGGTCTATCACTCACATACAAATAAATTAACATGAGGTTACAGATTCCAGCCACTAAAACTCGCGATTCGCTTTTTGGGGGTGAGGGGGATATACATGTGATTTTATTCATCTTGTCAACAACCcaacccctccctccccacTTCCTCTGCCCCTGCCCCAAAACACCTGATAAACAGGCGCATACGCAAGGGGGTttgggggttcaaaccccctcccccccccctttcgtttcctttcgtttcctttttttttttgttgcttgtctccccagaggtcggtctggtagACGCACGGTACCCCTACATAATAATGTATGACGCAAGAAATTGTAAGGACAAAAAGAGGgcggattccccccccccccctgctcatcactttttagagactgggcgggagattaaaaaaaaatcagctcgaaacccccccccccctttcaaaaatcctgcgtacgcgcctgctgataaatatatatatatatatatatatcaagaaTGCCATCGATTTGATCCCGTACACATGGTACATAAATCGGtcacacttcgtaattccgaatgttctttattccgaaggttcgtaattccgaaacacgtaaattgccaatacctcgatgttcgttaatccgaaaacgtaaaagggttcgttaatccgaacatttgtagcgttattccgaaggtcaTGAAGGTTCGGAAGGTTCGataaaacacgtaaattgcctatacctcgatgttcgttaatccgaaaacgtaaaagggttcgttaatccgaacatttgtggcgttattccgaaggttcggaaggttcgataatcccaaaacgaaatgaggttcgttgttccgaaggttcgtttatccgaaaacgaaataaggttcgttgttcatttcgttttcggactaacgaaccttcggaattacgaaccatCGGAAATACGATGTATGCGCATAAATCATGGTACCATGCACTACTGACCTCATGTGGTTTTAAAATTCAGTTCATACCACTGTATCTCATCTTCGGAATGGCAATATTCTCACCGATCCACCCGGATTTTCACTATCACATCCGATTTTCAAACTATCGTCTTATCCGCCCAATGAAGAGGATTTGAAGGTGGAAGAAATAACAGCTCAATAGAGTCCCCACATCCGTCTATAGGTCAATAATGTTGTTTTTATCGGAAgaggaaaaatcagacaagtacatGAGAGAAAGTACATTAGACAAAATTGGAGAAATGCTTTGATATTTCAtaagtttaaaaataaatcgcgaTACCCATGGAAACTTCAAAATGGCCGCATAGGTGATGTCATATAATGATGTAAGGAAAGGACTGCTCTCCAATTGTcgcttttttccaaaatatttatttcaacttttttgttcAATGAAGATATTAAGCATTATGCTCCATTAGTTATGTTTGGATTACTGCCCAAGGGGGAATAGTTTACGTgagagaaaaccacaaatcctatttaaaaaaataagtacatggcctatgggaatgTTGTTCTTCCCACTTGTCATAATATatttacccagttgccaatttgacatTTGTATAGTtttagggatctcaattttaaaataatCCTAACTGTCATACAAATTGCGTTGCgggacaattttattttttacgaCGGGGGTAAATGTCTCTTCCAAAACAACCAGCGTCATAGAAGTCTATTTCAGTCATTGAGCGAAAAGAGTCTATTGATAAGTTTACACCGCCAACGCCGGTGTTAAACTATTGATGGTGTCGATCAGTACTGTTAGATCAACACCCATTCGGTTATTCACATAATCCATCATGTCCATGGTGTAAACTTAAGTGCTTTAGGCTGTGGTCCAATTAGAACTCCGACCGATATTTTTCTTAACACCATACTTTAAATAGTCTAGAATCGGAGTCTTAGGCataatgtaaaatatgataGAGTAGCAGATTTTTTATATGATCAATATATACATTATTCTCGTCGGAGCGCTATATGATCATGATATTTTGAAGGCGGTGTACGTGATAGCAGGCGGGTTttacataaagctgttcgtaagttacgattGAATTTACCCACGActgcaggcgcgtagccaggggcgGTGGGgtggtcgcccccccccctcccctccccccaaaaaatgaaattcagagTTTCAACACCATTCACGGGAAGGAAGGAATATGGCCTATACACGTCTTCTACTCTGTTTTGCGACTTGAGTGAACTTCAGTTAAcgaaattcaaatcaaatctgaTGTGACCAAGGTAGGCATTTTATACCACTTCtgtttttaaattttacaaAGTGTGTTAATTTCCGCGCTTCGAGCGGTAAGAGGAATTATTTCATTCTTAATCAagctcattatttcttttgagaACAATTTTGTTTAATCACAGCAATTCAATTGAATTCGAGTTGATATAAGGGTACTAGAGACGCATGAGAATTTGATGATATATCAAAAACTTCGCGCTCCGCGAGGGAGGGGGAACCTCCCCCttccctgcaccccccccccccccgggtagcTCACTCGCGCGCTCTGTAAATGTTGGCACCAAAGGTTGGCACCTTTGGTTGGCACACTCCAAAACTAAATCCTGGCTACGTGGTTGCACGACTAGTGACCCTTTCTTGTAGTACATGATATATCCCAATGAAGCTGACGTACCActtaagaacatgttccagtcgtgcataaagtcGTGCGAAACTTTAcaatagctttatgaaaaaatgaaacacctaccaggaGAGTGAGATAAAATTGGGAAGAGATAGGGAGAGGGTGAAGCGGGATGAGGTTGGGGGAGAAGTGAGAGTAAAAGAAAAACCGAATTGgcgacacgacatttgctctggcgaaaATTGCTCCTTGCTTTATGCGTCTAAGATAATAGGGTtatagggttgcaatagggtgtAATGTTAGGTTTagtgttaggtttaggatagggtgtagtgttaaatccagggttgaagttggtcattccattaatgtgtggaatttgaagtggagcaattgtcgccggagcaatgGCGTTATGTGCCAATAATTTCTAGGGGGCCACTTAGATAAggcgtatcgggcaaaatttataataaaagaaataatatattgATAATGTTTATTACAAACAGCTaaatttgtgataaattttgacataatattcagaaaatgatatattatttcaaccttctctttttcctcttctttccttttctccttttggGGAGGGGCATTATCGCACAGATGGCACTCGTCAGGGGAACTCGACGGAGAACGATCCATGAAAAaatcctttcttcatttttccttatacagtgcgtatcaaaaaaaagtttacactttgaaaaagctctgggaattaaaaaatataacacatgcgggtaattttttcacatatattcttgggtttgggtctcatctatccaatgaaagtaaaagttttgacagaatgttacacttgagtgagcactgtccatttttgtaaagctcgcagaaatctgtttgcacaGAAATACTCGTTatcacgcagtgtcaaggggaaagggcgaaatcaaacttgccctgcgatacatttttcctacatttcccttgcactttagtcaattaagataaaacagatacattcaagcatttttaaaccaacacttagtaagcacaacttttaccctttttgtgccagctggatctgaggacataactgaatctgaacaaaagtttatatcagacatctccagccttttttcacaaagtttttattattcaaattgggttgacatttaatttttcatttaatatttgtttctccacactttttccaatcttgacaatgattaagaaatgaaaatcaagcctaattcattttatgtaaatcacagctcagtgttaatcaaatatcgtcttgatggccttggtgtgtggaggagtgggggggggcgcaatgcactctttgaagtgtattgggcaaggaaacaacttaaaagaggtcaaagacATCTCGAAATCAATTTCACTTGCttaattctacgtgttcttcatgataaaagtttacttttattcgcatagctatttcagagttctgcgcaaatcatttttcacaaacttttcaaaagtaagtggtgctcactcaagcggaaatatttttcgatagttatatcgtcatttgcttaaatggatctgtaccaatgttgaaatgtggaaaaatcttcaggatattacaaatgtataattttacacgattttttcaaagtgtaaacttttttttgatacgcactgtaaaGACCCAAACCCAAAAAGTGATAAAGATTCcatattaaaattttcatttcaaattgatACAAATAATAACACGATGAAATTCATAAGAAGTACTTTACTGATTAGTGTTATCTTTCGTGGTTATTCAATGTACATGACTGATTTAAATTGGTGAAGTGccgttgtttttttaatcacatttcaTTCTAGTTTGGGTCCCTTATTTGCTTCCCCATGCTTGTTTACAATTTAGTTTTAGATTGAGTGATTCGTTAAAAATTTCACGCTGACTTCGACAATACAATTGTCCTTAAGCTTGTGCTTCTTTTCAAAATTGGAAACTGAGAATAATCCAGAAGATATTGTTTCCAGTCGACGATTGAAACTTGATATCTGAAAACTAAAACAGCATTCGTGCACTGTCATATCAGGGAGGGGGGCTTAAGAGAACACCCTTCCTGGTACGACTATCACAACAACTACATCAACAATACAAAACAGAAAAGAGACGAAAATAGAGACAAAATTTGTAAAGTTACCTtaacacttctgttttaatacGCAAAAGCGCCCCCATGCGCTGACAAA
This window of the Lytechinus variegatus isolate NC3 chromosome 14, Lvar_3.0, whole genome shotgun sequence genome carries:
- the LOC121427167 gene encoding uncharacterized protein LOC121427167, which codes for MATTEVNITNETKMPITGNGYPVYSGYPPQQNYVTPGAPPSYQSVDTAQPTAVVVNHNVPHNQGIVRQAPSQQPIRDYTVFAVIVTILFCVPLGIVGIVKASEARNKRNLGDDEGAREAAQSAFRWSLSGLIIGSIVLAIVIVYYAVLQSQYIDFSY